CAAACTGATGGAAGGAGGTGACAATACCAAGATCTTTTGCGGTCACGCTGTTCTGCACTAGAATCAGCGTTGACAAAGAGACAATCCCCATGCCGATCCCCACCAGCAGAAAAACCAGAAAACACTCGCCCATGCCGGTCTGCAAATCGAAACGCAGAGTAAAAAGAGAGCCGACAAGCAGCACCAGACCTCCTGCCACCGACCAGTTTTTTTCATTGCCGCCCCGGGTCATTCTGCCGTAGTAAAGAGCACCGGCAGACCACCCCAGACTCAGGGAAACCATAGCCAGACCGACCTGCATAGGACTGAGCCCGAGGCTGCCCTGGATGTAGATGGGCACATAGGCAAAGAGGCTGAAAATAGTAACGCTGGCAAAAAAGATGGCACCGTTTCCAAGCGAGAAGTTGCGATTGCGGAAGAAACGCAGCTTTATCATCGGGTCGACGACCCTTCTTTCGATGCGATAAAAAGAAACTCCGAGAAGAACAGTCGTACCCATGAGCACGATCATCTCCACCGATGTCCAGGCGACCTCTCTGCCGCCGGCGGTAAAGATGACCAGCAGGGCCAGCACAGACATGGAAAAGAAAAAGAGACCGGCCAGGTCAAGAGATCCTTTCTGCTTTTCTCTGCCGCCGCTCTCTCGAAGGAAATAGGCAATGCCGAACAAAGAAAGGATTCCAATGGGAATATTTATAAAAAAGATCCAGCGCCAGGAAAAATACGAAACTATAAAACCGCCAAGAGTGGGACCGATAACGCTGGAGATCCCCCAGACCGTACTGCCCAGAGAGAGGGTCCTGGCGCGCTTTCCAGGAGGCGCTACTTCGGAGAGAACAATATAGACCAAGGCAAAATTGCCGCCGGCGCCGATCCCCTGAAAGACCCGACAGATAATAAGAAAGGGCATCGAATAGGCCATTCCTGCTGCAACGGAAGAGATCAGAAAAAGGACGATGGAAAAGAGAAACAGTTTCCTGGTGTCGTAAATGTCGGCTAGTTTGCCGAAGACCGGCAGAGAAACGGCACGGAAAAGGAAATACGCTGAATAGACCCAGGCATACAGGGACAATCCTCCCAACTCCGCCACAATGCTCGGCATCGCCGCAGACATGATCAAGGCATCGAGCGCTCCGAGAAACAGGGCGAGGAGAGCGGCCCAGATGACCAGCGTTCTTTCACGCTTCGACAGGGTTGGAATATCGGCCTCCGCAGACATCAGCCGCAAATCCCGGTAACCGTTTCAAAAAAGACGAGTAAATGGTACCTGACATTTTCGTCTGTCATTGGCCACTGCCTACGGAATATTGCAGGAGCTGCTCCAGAGTTGCATACTCAAGGGCAGCCTCATGGGTTGCCATCAGATCCACTGGCGGAGCCATGTCATGCTCCAGCGCTTCCTTCCAGCGTGGTGCGCAGAGGCACCACCTGTCACCCGGCTTGAGGCCCGGAAAGTCATACATGGGCATTGGGGTGGAAAGATCATTACCGGTACTTTTGGAAAATTCCAGGAATTCCTCGGTAACCACCACGCAAACACCATGGACTCCAAGATCACCATCGACAACCTTGCAGCTGCCCTCCCGGGTATATCCTGTCAGTGGATCGAGACTACAGGTTTGCAAAGCTGTACCCAGTACGTTTTTTTGATTCGTCATATAGATCCGTCATAGTTGAGGTGCACACACTTCTCCATTTCCCCCATGACCGCAGTTCGGCCTTTTTCGTTCAACATCTACTTTAGTGTCTTTCCGGGAATGAGCAATTGGATGTCTACGCTATCCGAAGTCTACGCTTACTGTTCTGAATCCCGGCGTTTGATAAATCGCATATGGTTATAACCCACCGATTCGACAAAGAAGACAGACAAATTTATCATACCTGGCTGTGTTTGATTGGTCATCAAGAAAAAAATAGGGTAGATAGATTGTCATGAAGCCGCTGAATTATACCATTATAAGAAGAACCCGGAGGAAGACCGTCTCTATTGTCGTCCGACCTGACAAGACCGTGCAGATTGTGGTTCCGGCTGCGCTTTCCGAAAATGAAATTGCCAGAATTGCCGAGCGAAAAAGGCGTTGGATTGTCGCCAAACTAGGTGAACTGGGCAATTGTGATTTTGAACCGGTTGAGCATCTCTACCTGGATGGGGAATTCTTCCTTTTTATGGGGAAGCAGTACAGATTGACTGTTGCCGACGGTAGAGGTCGGGTAAATATCAGCGGGAACAGAATAGAGACAACGGTACCGGCCGGTCTGACAGGCGATGACCGCAGGAAGTATCTGCAGGAACGGCTTGTACATTTCTTTGTGGCACAGGCCCTGGAAATCCTCAGAAAAAAATCCTGCGATTTCGGTAGCCGTTACGGCTTTGAGCCGCCCTTTGTAGGGATCAAGAACTATACATCACGCTGGGGCTGCTGCTTCGGCGACGGCAGAATCTATTTTAACTGGAAAATCATCATGGCACCCGAAAGAATCATCGATTATGTGGTGATCCATGAACTCTGCCACCTTCGGGAACCCAATCACTCCTGGAAATATTGGGCGGTAGTGGAAAAAATAATGCCCGACTGGAAAGAAAGGAGGATCTGGCTGCGCCGTAATGGCCACTCCCTTACTTTTTAGACACACCATCGCCGATTTCCTCAAGATTAGAAAGATATTCCAGCACTTCCTGAAAATCTCCTCTGAAAAGGATCCTGCGTCCGCTCTTTTCAATCTGGTAGTCATACATGGGATCGTAATACTCGGTTAGCAGCAGCTCGACCCACAGCCTGTGGCCATGTGGATCTCCCGACACCAGCTGCTCCCGATGGCCGGCATCAAGGAGATTCAACACTCTTTTTAAACGCTCTCCGCCAAGGCGTTTACGAATACACTGCAGGCGCGACTGCATATGCTCGAGCCAATGGGCAAGAGCAGCCTCCTCGCCATAAAAACTGCCGAATTGCCGCTGGGCGTCGACCACATATTCCCGCCAGGTGATGTCTATGCGGGTGTCAAGATCACATTCCAGCAGTACCATGCTGTCTCGCTTGAAATATCGGGCCAGCTCGAGGGGGATATAGCGTGCGCCGACATAGCTGCCCTCATCTTCCAGAACGATATACCTATATCTTTTGTGACCATGCTTGATCAGAGCAAAAGCCAAACTGTTCTCGAAATCTATCTGAGTCGGCTGGCCCGTGAGAAAGCCGCCGAACGCGGAGCCGCGATGGTTGGCCAGCGCCTCAAGATCGATGGAATTGTGTAGTTGACGCAGCAATATGGTTTTCCCTGATCCGGTCCTCCCCCCCAGTATCACCGGGATTCCTTGAAAATTCTCCGGATCGATGGCCTCAATCAGAAAACGCCGTAGCGCCTTATACCCTCCCTGCAGTCGTGCAACAGCCTCTCCGGAATGCTGCAGGAGCCACTCCTGTGCGGTTTTCGAGCGCATTCCTCCACGGAAACAGTAGAACAGCGCCTGCGGGTTTTTTCTGTGGAATTCCAGCCAGGCTTCAATTCTTTCTTCCTTTTTTATGCCGCTGACCCGCCTGTAGGCCAGATCAAAAGCGGCCTCCCTGCCTTTTTGCTTATAACAGATGCCGACAAGATGTCTATCCTGATCATCCATTATCGGCAGATTGACTGCGTTGGGAAAAGCTCCTGCCTTAAATTCTACAGGCGCACGAACATCAATCAATGGAATATCATCAACGGCTATACGGGTGAAATCTTGTGTCGTGGTTAAGCTTTCCATTACCATTTATCCTTGGTGGCCTTAAAGGGTCAGACATTGCCCCTCCTATTTCCACAGTGTTGATTTGTTTTTAGCTGGTTTAACCGGCACTGATTGCAGATTGCCTGCTTAGAGCAGGCGCAATATGACCACTTTAACAGATATGGCAAGGGAAGGTTTGACAATTCCGTAAAAAACTCCTAACTTGGCCAGGTTTACACAAGACATAGCTGTCGTAGTTCACAATGCGTAAAAAGAGGATGCTACAAGAGATGATATTGTAAAGAGTCATCGTAAATATTCTCTGGTAACATCCACTTGCAAGTGCTACGATATGCTGAGATAGTGATGGCTGGCTTCCATGACTTTTTAGGAGATCATCAAGTAGTCATTATGTATTTTCTGTTTACGGTAACAACTCATGGCGCAGGACAAGACGCAATCTCTCAGTAAACGCATACTGGACAAACTCGCTCTTTTTTTCGGCGATACCATTTATTCCATAGATACCCTGCAGGAAGAAATCGATTCCGGCAATGTGCTATATAAGCCCCAGGAAATACTACCTTTTCTACAAACCGCATTTATGGATGAAAAATTTGTAGAAGTAGAGATAAACGGCATTACCCAGATCTATTTCAGCAAAGTCCACGATCATCCCCCGGTATCATCCATTGAAGACGATGAAGCAGATGAGGATTCCGTTGCCGAGAAGTACAATCCCGGCGATTACCTGAAGAAAATGTCACATCTCATAATGCTGCCCCTGGAGCCGGGTATGGGAAATTATAATATCCGCTATGCCAACCGGGTGCTGTTACGTTTTTTCACCTCAGCTTATGCCGTCGAACTCGGTACCTTTTACCAGGGCCAGGAAACCGTAGAGGAACTCCCCGTTCTCAGCTTCGATTATCCGGTTATCGCCCGGATTGTCAGAGGCTCCCGGGAATTCCGGGCAAAGGTTCCCAAAAAGATGGACATCAAGCTGATGATTATCGGCAAGCGGAAACAGAAAACAATCACCTCACGGCTCCTCAACGTGAGTGTCTCCGGATTTGCCTTTGCTATAAAAAAGGAACAGCAGAAGGATTTCGTCATCGATGAAGAACGTTCCATGGAAATCATCATCAATGATATGATGGAACTGCGCATCAATGGAACCATTCGTCATATTTCAAAGATCCGGGGAAAGAAGGGGATGGAATATAACTGCGGTGTCCAGGCCGACCTGCCGACCCGCGCCGTTGCAGCGCGGCTTGAGGAAATTGTCGCAATTGTACAGCGCGCGCATTTGCGGGAACTGGCCGAACTTTCCAACAACAGCGGTATAGATTTGATCAGGTAAGCATGTGCTCGAAAAAGAAACTCATTTTTTTCTGCAGAGATGAAGATACAGATCTCCCCGCCGATTTCCCCCCTCCTTCCCTCTGCCCTTGAGCCGCAGCTTTTGTCCGTATTTGCTTCCGGGGGGTATTTTTACCTTCAACACCTCCCTGCCTTTCCGTCCATAAGAAATTACCTCGGTCACCTTCCCCTGCTTCAGCTCTTCTTCGCCTACGGGCGCCTCATAGACGATATCGAGATTTTGCGGCAATGGATCAGCGCTATCCCGACGCATGTTCAATAAGCTGCCAACGGTGTTCCCCAAGGTTTTGAGAACGGACTTCCCACTGGGCAATGCCTTTTTGCCGCCCTTGAGCAAGGCAGGTCCGGCTACTGAACCGAAAAGGAACAGCCCCCCGACGATACCTCCCCTGCCGCCAAAAAACGACTTCTTAAAAAAATGAGGACTTGACCGCAGACCGGAGCGCTGAAACTCTCGCATCAGTCCCTGAAACATCTGCTGAAAGCGGGGATCCCGAAAAAGATCCCGTAGGATATCTTCCTGGCTGTAGGAGAAACCGGAGTTATACTGTTGCTGCGTTCGACCGGAGGACAGATAGGCATCATATTCCCGGCGTTTCACCGGATCGGTAAGCACACCATAAGCCTCGGCGATTTCTTTGAATTTATTCTCTGCCTCCGGATTTCCCGGGTTTCGATCGGGATGAAATTCCATGGCAAGCTTACGGTAACGCCTGCGTATTTCTTCCTCACCTGCCGTTGTGGTGACGCCTAGAATTTCGTAAAAATTTTTCATTGCCTGGTCACCTTAATCATTATTGCTCCGTAACTCGGAAAAATATTCACGGCAGTAAACGCTCCTGCAACCAGGAAGAAGTATCGGCGATCTGCTCGGCACACACCGAATGCTCCATTCGATATTCCCGGTAGGTCACGGAATATCCATTTGTATCCAGCCATTTTACAGCTTTTTTGCCAAGCTGTACCGGCACTACCGGATCATGAAGGCCATGATGAATCTCAATGGGAATCTCACTGTTCGCTG
This Desulfopila inferna DNA region includes the following protein-coding sequences:
- a CDS encoding MFS transporter, with translation MSAEADIPTLSKRERTLVIWAALLALFLGALDALIMSAAMPSIVAELGGLSLYAWVYSAYFLFRAVSLPVFGKLADIYDTRKLFLFSIVLFLISSVAAGMAYSMPFLIICRVFQGIGAGGNFALVYIVLSEVAPPGKRARTLSLGSTVWGISSVIGPTLGGFIVSYFSWRWIFFINIPIGILSLFGIAYFLRESGGREKQKGSLDLAGLFFFSMSVLALLVIFTAGGREVAWTSVEMIVLMGTTVLLGVSFYRIERRVVDPMIKLRFFRNRNFSLGNGAIFFASVTIFSLFAYVPIYIQGSLGLSPMQVGLAMVSLSLGWSAGALYYGRMTRGGNEKNWSVAGGLVLLVGSLFTLRFDLQTGMGECFLVFLLVGIGMGIVSLSTLILVQNSVTAKDLGIVTSFHQFGRSLGGTIGVGISGGLVTSALFRHLEKTAALLPPDLMVQLQQGAENILRLEFQSQVPQATIELLREGVLSGVYSVFLVSSLASLCCLFCCLGLSGGAAQK
- a CDS encoding DUF2237 family protein, giving the protein MTNQKNVLGTALQTCSLDPLTGYTREGSCKVVDGDLGVHGVCVVVTEEFLEFSKSTGNDLSTPMPMYDFPGLKPGDRWCLCAPRWKEALEHDMAPPVDLMATHEAALEYATLEQLLQYSVGSGQ
- a CDS encoding M48 family metallopeptidase, which encodes MKPLNYTIIRRTRRKTVSIVVRPDKTVQIVVPAALSENEIARIAERKRRWIVAKLGELGNCDFEPVEHLYLDGEFFLFMGKQYRLTVADGRGRVNISGNRIETTVPAGLTGDDRRKYLQERLVHFFVAQALEILRKKSCDFGSRYGFEPPFVGIKNYTSRWGCCFGDGRIYFNWKIIMAPERIIDYVVIHELCHLREPNHSWKYWAVVEKIMPDWKERRIWLRRNGHSLTF
- the mnmH gene encoding tRNA 2-selenouridine(34) synthase MnmH; its protein translation is MESLTTTQDFTRIAVDDIPLIDVRAPVEFKAGAFPNAVNLPIMDDQDRHLVGICYKQKGREAAFDLAYRRVSGIKKEERIEAWLEFHRKNPQALFYCFRGGMRSKTAQEWLLQHSGEAVARLQGGYKALRRFLIEAIDPENFQGIPVILGGRTGSGKTILLRQLHNSIDLEALANHRGSAFGGFLTGQPTQIDFENSLAFALIKHGHKRYRYIVLEDEGSYVGARYIPLELARYFKRDSMVLLECDLDTRIDITWREYVVDAQRQFGSFYGEEAALAHWLEHMQSRLQCIRKRLGGERLKRVLNLLDAGHREQLVSGDPHGHRLWVELLLTEYYDPMYDYQIEKSGRRILFRGDFQEVLEYLSNLEEIGDGVSKK
- a CDS encoding J domain-containing protein translates to MKNFYEILGVTTTAGEEEIRRRYRKLAMEFHPDRNPGNPEAENKFKEIAEAYGVLTDPVKRREYDAYLSSGRTQQQYNSGFSYSQEDILRDLFRDPRFQQMFQGLMREFQRSGLRSSPHFFKKSFFGGRGGIVGGLFLFGSVAGPALLKGGKKALPSGKSVLKTLGNTVGSLLNMRRDSADPLPQNLDIVYEAPVGEEELKQGKVTEVISYGRKGREVLKVKIPPGSKYGQKLRLKGRGKEGGNRRGDLYLHLCRKK